One Rhinopithecus roxellana isolate Shanxi Qingling chromosome 7, ASM756505v1, whole genome shotgun sequence DNA segment encodes these proteins:
- the RBMX gene encoding RNA-binding motif protein, X chromosome isoform X1 has product MVEADRPGKLFIGGLNTETNEKALEAVFGKYGRIVEVLLMKDRETNKSRGFAFVTFESPADAKDAARDMNGKSLDGKAIKVEQATKPSFESGRRGPPPPPRSRGPPRGLRGGRGGSGGTRGPPSRGGHMDDGGYSMNFNMSSSRGPLPVKRGPPPRSGGPPPKRSAPSGPVRSSSGMGGRAPVSRGRDSYGGPPRREPLPSRRDVYLSPRDDGYSTKDSYSSRDYPSSRDTRDYAPPPRDYTYRDYGHSSSRDDYPSRGYSDRDGYGRDRDYSDHPSGGSYRDSYESYGNSRSAPPTRGPPPSYGGSSRYDDYSSSRDGYGGSRDSYSSSRSDLYSSGRDRVGRQERGLPPSMERGYPPPRDSYSSSSRGAPRGGGRGGSRSDRGGGRSRY; this is encoded by the exons TACTCTTGATGAAAGACCGGGAAACCAACAAATCAAGAGGATTTGCTTTTGTCACCTTTGAAAGCCCAGCAGATGCTAAGGATGCAGCCAGAGACATGAATGGAAAG TCATTAGATGGAAAAGCCATCAAAGTGGAGCAAGCCACCAAACCATCATTTGAAAGTGGTAGACGTGGACCGCCTCCACCTCCAAGAAGTAGAGGCCCTCCAAGAGGTCTTagaggtggaagaggaggaagtggaggaacCAGGGGACCTCCCTCACGGGGAGGACACATGG ATGACGGTGGATATTCCATGAATTTTAACATGAGTTCTTCCAGGGGACCACTCCCAGTAAAAAGAGGACCACCACCAAGAAGTGGGGGTCCTCCTCCCAAGAGATCTGCACCTTCAGGACCAGTTCGCAGTAGCAGTGGAATGGGAGGGAGAG CTCCTGTATCACGTGGAAGAGATAGTTACGGAGGTCCACCTCGAAGGGAGCCACTGCCCTCTCGTAGAGATGTTTATTTGTCCCCAAGAGATGATGGGTATTCTACTAAAGACAG ctATTCAAGCAGAGATTACCCAAGTTCTCGTGATACTAGAGATTATGCACCACCACCACGAGATTATACTTACCGTGATTATGGTCATTCCAGTTCACGTGATGACTATCCATCAAGAGGCTATAG CGATAGAGATGGATATGGTCGTGATCGTGACTATTCAGATCATCCAAGTGGAGGTTCCTACAGAGATTCATATGAGAGTTATG GTAACTCACGTAGTGCTCCACCTACACGAGGGCCCCCGCCATCTTATGGTGGAAGCAGTCGCTATGATGATTACAGCAGCTCACGTGACGGATATGGTGGAAGTCGAGACAGTTACTCAAGCAGCCGAAGTGATCTCTACTCAAGTGGTCGTGATCGGGTTGGCAGACAAGAAAGAGGGCTTCCCCCTTCTATGGAAAGGGGGTACCCTCCTCCACGTGATTCCTACAGCAGTTCAAGCCGCGGAGCACCAAGAGGTGGTGGCCGTGGAGGAAGCCGATCTGATAGAGGGGGAGGCAGAAGCAGAtactag